One Mycobacteriales bacterium genomic region harbors:
- a CDS encoding DUF5679 domain-containing protein: protein MAETYNGYCVKCKEKRDFDGEVKVSESGRRMAQGLCPVCGTKMNRILGKA, encoded by the coding sequence GTGGCTGAGACCTACAACGGCTACTGCGTGAAGTGCAAGGAGAAGCGCGACTTCGATGGTGAGGTCAAGGTCAGCGAGAGCGGCCGGCGCATGGCGCAGGGCCTGTGCCCGGTCTGCGGCACCAAGATGAACCGCATCCTCGGCAAGGCCTGA